Part of the Gramella sp. Hel_I_59 genome, AGATAAAGCTCGAACTCATGCAAAAGCTTTAGAAGAAACTTTTGGAACAGATTTTAAAGAGACCTTAAAATCAGCTAAAGCATTTCAAAAGAGTTTGAAATAGAATTTTCTGAGGCTATGGACAAAATTGAAGCGGGTCTTATTAAAGGCGGTGCTGCTAATGATGAGTATTTTGATAGCATTCGAGAATATTCAACCTTTTTCGCTCAGGCTGGGTATAGTGCTGAAGAATTTATTAATATCGTTAATACCGGTTTTGATCTGGGGATCTACCAGGACAAACTTCCTGACGCACTTAAAGAAGCAGATCTCAGTTTAAAGGAGCAAACCAAGTCTACAAGAGATTCATTAGTTAAATGCCTTTGGAGCTCCGTTTACAGATGAGATTTTAGAAAAAGTTCGCTCTGGTGAAATGACTACCAAGGATGCTTTAAAAGCGATCTCTGAGGAATCTGTTCGCACGAATATTAATGTCCAGCAAAACGCTCAACTTTCCGCTGATATTTTTCGCGGGGCAGGAGAGGACGCTGGGGGAGCTCTTAAGATATTCCAGGCAGTCAACAAATCTTATGAAGAACAAACAAAGGCTTTAACACCACTAGAACAACAAATTAAGAATGTTGCCGATGCCAACAGAGAACTTGAAGAAGCTCAGGATAGAGCGCTAAAATCTGATAAATACATTGCATTTACTAATGAGATCGAAGTAAGCTGGATAAAGTTTAAAACCAGCTTTTTCAATGGTGTAGATGGATTACTTAACGGCTTGTTAGATGCAGATACGGCAATAAGAAAATTTTTCTTTCAGACAGTTCAATATACTAAAACAGCATTTTCAGGCGAAGATGCAGACTGGGATAAAATTGGGGCACGATTCGACGAAATTGAAAGACGTAGAAGAAAACTTGCAGAGCAGCAACAAAAAGAAGAACAGGAACGCCAAAAAAATGGATCTGGAGTTTCGGGAAATTCAGATAGCGGAGATGAATACCAGGCCGAATTAGAAGCTGCTAAAAAAGCCGCTGAAAAACGTGCAGAAGATCTTCGAAAACTTGAAGATGATTTTTACAGGGAAAGAGAAAATAGGTTAGCAAAATCTAATGAGGCAATGGCAATCCTGGAAAGAGACCGCCAGATTCAGGAAGCTAAGAATGCAGGTGCTAGTCAGGAATTTTAAAGCAGATACAGGAAGAGAACCAGATTAAGATTGATGAAGCAAAAAACAAAGATGAAGAAAAAGAACTGGAGAGAATCGCTGCATTTGAAGCGAGAAAGAAAGCCTTAAAAGATGAGATTGCTCTGAGTAATGCAGAAAGTGATAAAGAAAAAGATCTTTTAGCAGCTGAACAGAAATTTGAGGAAGAAGAGGCGAAGCTGGAAGCAGAAATAGAGCGTCTGGAACTCGAGGAAACTCAAAAGAATGAGCTCAAAAAAATACTGAAAGAAAAGCAAGAAGCCGAAATAGCAGAGATTGAAGCGAGATATGATGCCATTAGAGCGAAAGAAGATGAACAGAATAAAGCTGCCCAGCTAAAAAGGGAACAACATTTTGCCAGGGAATCTGCTCGAGCAACAGAGACGCTAGAACGTGCAAAATCTGATGCACAGCGGGCAGGTTTACAAATGTTAATGAGTTTTGCCGGTCAAAAATCTGGTGTCTACAAGGCTTTATTTCTTTTAGAAAAAGGATTGGCAATTAGCGAAATTATAAATAACGGAGCAAAAGGTATTGCTATCGCTAAGGCTAACCACGCTGCAGTTCCAGCAGTAATTCCTGGAACAATTTTACCTAACCCAACCTGGATGGTTTCCCTTCAAAATATGCTTACCAATGTTGCTTCTGTAAAATTAAATACAGGATTACAGCTGGCAGAAGTTGGAATGACTACCCTAAAAGGTGTTACTGGATTTGAAAAAGGAAAATATCCAGACTACATGGATGTAACCAGGACAGATGGTAAACGTTTCCGTGCGAGGAACATGGGAAATGCCGGTACCAGAATTGTAAACGAACCAACTTACTTCCGGGATAATGATTATCTAACGGGTGAAAACGGTACCGAGATGATCATAGATAATGCTGTATTCCGTCAACTGGATCCACGTCTTATTAATGAGATCTTATATACCAGGCAGCGAGTAAAAGGTTTTGAAGGTGGAATGTACAAAAATCCTGCAGCCGCCGGTATGGGGCAGCAAATGCCAACTTCAGATCCAGAACTAAAAGCCATGCTGCTCAAACTAATGCTAAGGCTGGATGAACCTATAGATGCCCGTGTAAATTGGGGATATGATGAAGCTGAAAAAGATGCAGAGCTTAAAGGTGAAATAGATAGCAGTAAAAACAACGGTAAAATTACCTCATGATAGAATTATTACAGTCTCCAGATAAAAACAGGGTCATTGCAGATGGGAATGATACCGAGATATTATTGCAAGCGCGACAGGATCCAGATTATTTTGTGCGCGTAAAAGTCTTTATAAACGATGCAGCAGAGCCGTTCCTGGAACAAGGTTGGAGTAAAGATGAAAATGGTTTTTGCGAATTCAATTTAAAACATCTGTACCATTCTTATTTTATGAATGATACCGAGTGTACCTATACCACTGGATTCCATTCTAAAGAAGGTCTATTCAAGAAAGTCCAGGTAGTGGCAGAAGAGTACCAGATAGGAGCTTTGGTTCCAGTCGCTAGTCTTGAACTACCGCTATTCTATATTTTGAAAAATCACAGACCGGTACAGTTTAATGATGAATTGGAACTTCAGTTTCTTGGGCTTCCGCAGGAAAATATTAGCGTAGATAGAAATACCGGTTTTATTTTTCCCTTATACCTGCGCACCAATGAGCTATTAACGGTTTCTGTACGCAATGAACTCAATGAAGAAATTTATACCGAAGCCCTGGAAAACTTCCCGCTACAGCTCACGCAGTACGAAATCAATTTTCAAGATATAAACATCGCAGGTCTGGAATTTATATACGTAAGATTCAGTACTTCTGCAGGTGCCATCCAGAAGAAACTGGTATTTACAGATAAGTCATTATACCCTCCAAAAACTATCTTCTATCTTAATAATTATGGTTTTTACCTTTCAGCATGCCTGTTTGGTCGCAAGGAAGATATCTCTACACTGTCTCCAAAATCGTATATGCAAAAAGATGGTACCAGGGTAACGTATGATGTAGAAGATACCAAAGAACTGGAGTTGTATTCTGGCTATGGCTATAAATCGGTAACAGCACTAATTCATGCGATCGCCACGAGCACAGATGTAAGAATGCAACTGGAAAATAGCTGGGAACGCGTGGAGAGTACCACCAAGAAAGTAATTCACCAGGTAGACAACCAATATGTATATGGAGACGCTTTAAGGTTCGACAGGGTAAATATTCCAAGTTTCACCAACAGGAATACGTATGCGATGGTACCGGAAATAATAGATATTGTAGCTACAGGCGACGAGAACGAATCTATAGAAATTAGCAAGGCAGCGTTTTTAACGGCCTACACCGCTATTCAACCGGCAACTGTCCTGCAAATTAGGGAAGTACCGGTAAATGGAAAAATAAGTTTTGTAGACGGTGCCGGCATTAAAGAACTATCAGATCTAGTGGCGAATAATCCGGATATTTTGCCATATAGTATTCCGCTATCAGATTTTGTGAAGTTTATCTACGAACCAGACCAGAGAAAAGATGGGCTTCCACTCGACGAGATCGATTTTAAAATGGGAACAGAAGTAATATTGAGTAATACGGCTACCATTAACTATAACGTAAATGATATTCCAGATACAGATCTCCCTCCAGAAATTGTAGTAAACACGATCAAATACATTGCCCTGGACAATTCTAATAATGGTACCGGGCAGATAGACGCGACAGTAAATGTAGCTGAAGGTCACACAGCTACAATACTTTGGGAAGTTTTGGGAGGTGCGCCAATAACTTTTAATGATTCCAGCCTGGAAGACCCAACGCTGAGTTTAAGCAATGCCCAGGCAGATACTACGTACCAGGTTAAAATTACAGCGACAGACAACGTAAACGGTTTATCCAGTAGCAAAACGGTAAATGTCAATACAAGTTCTTTCCAGGTAAAAGTGGAGAAAATCAACTATCCCGAACAATCACAAAGTGAACAGGTTGATTTTAAATTTACAGGAGGGCAGCCCGGCGGACAGATAACATTTAAATTCACGGTACTCATGTACATGATAGTTTTTGGAGGTGCCAGATACGTATTGTATAAATATGGGTTGCCAGATGAAGCCATAAAATATACGGGTTCTGAGGATATTACTATAGACCTGGATGGGAATGGTGAATACTTACTACCGTGCCAGATTGTAAATGGTGCATTTTCTGAAGTTTCGGTAGAAGTAGAAATTATCGATGCTGTAGACCCTCAAATTATCGATCCCAACCAATTCAAAGTAACCGAAAAATTCTCAGGAGCATAAATGAAGTCATTCAGAATTATTACCAACGGAGTAGAATTAGATCACGTTCGTGAAGACGCAAAAATTCGCGAAGAAAACAGTTCCTTTTCCGGAGAAATTAAGGTGAAGCATAATACCAGGCCTTTAAGAATTATAGAGAATAGCAACACGCTTAAAGCGATGGGTGAGTTCGAAATTCATTCTGCAGGGAAACGAAAATATTTTAGATCATTGGTGGTAATAGGAGCGATTCGTCAAAACGCTGTAATTACACAACTGGAGAAATTGAATGGATTCAGGAAGTGTGATTTAAAGTTTGGCTCTGAAGTGAATGAGATCATGGATAAACCGATTGCTTCTTTCTTTCCGAAATTTAGTGTGATTGGTTCACCATTCCCAGAAAATTATAAATCAGAAGCTTCCCAGGAATATGGACATCAGCAAGCCTGGGTCAATCATGCAGAATTCATATCTAGAAAAATTTATCCTGAAGTAAAATGGCAACTTCCAGAAATTAGGTATCAGAATAAATTCGGTACAGATCTCAAAAGTGATGATCCACATTTTTTCTATCGTGGTCAAATTAACGGGCGGGACCTCGAAGGCTTAACGAAGAATTACCTTGTTTCAAACTCCAAGTATTTTACCGTACACAATAACAATGTCATTGCTCCGCATGTATTTTGGCTTGCTCCTATAGAATACGCTTTCGATTCGCTAGGATATAAACTCACCGGTTCGGTTCCGTTTCATCCATTCTTCAAAAGGTTGCTAATGGTTCCAGAGAATGACAATATGGTGAAAATTCCTAGGAAGCCACCAGGTGAGCCACTGGACATTACTTCAGTTCCCTGGGAGCAGGACTTCGTAAATGGAGTGGTAGATGGTATTCCCTACAGAACCTATGTGAAGAAAATAGAATTTACACCTGTAAATGCCGGTGAGCATGTATTGCGCTACGATATGTTTATCCAGGGAAATAACTTTCATGGAGTACAAATAGAACAGGCTGGGTTTTTAATTGCAAATGATTCTCGACTTTATGGTGGCACCTTAGAAGGAACTTTAAATTTTAACGTAGAAGAACCTGAACAAGATCAGCCGTTCCCAACATATACCTTCATATACCACAGCTTTGATAAATTCATTCCTGCCGAATTTGAAATAGGCTGGTACCAGGATCTTAGTGAACTCGATTTCTATGACATGCATCCCACCGTAGATTTCAGCCGGTATATTCCAGATTGGAATGTAGCAGATTACCTGAATAAATTTGCAACACTGTTCAACCTAAAGATTGATATTGATGATATTGAGAAAAGTATAGCCATTAATTTCAATGAAGAAGATTATTTAAAACACGGGAAAGTGGTGCCTATATTTAAAAGTCTTTATATAGCCCAACCTAAAAATATAGAAGCTGAAAGTTATTTCCTGAAGTATGCAAATAATACAGACCTGGGAAAATTCCAGGCTAACCATGAGGATGTAGAAAATGATGAGAACACTCAAAAGATCGAAACCGCATTTAAATATATTCCATGGCGGGTTCGAACTTCTGAAATGTCACAGGAGATCGAAGATAGAGATGGTGTAGGATTAGTACTTTACGATCCCGCCTTTCATCCTGGTACCGTAATTAGTTTTGAAGGTACCAATTTAAGTATACCTGGAGAAGGAGGAATCTTTGAAAGCTTCCACAAGCGATGGATATTTTTTAAGCTGAACGCCGCAAATATCACCTTGAAAGGACCCTTCTCTAAAACCGAATTATACCAGATATCGAAATATAAAAAGATCATGGTAGACGGGCAGCTCTACCTGGTAAAAGCGATTGATTATTCAGAAAATAGCCTTTCCCTTTTTGAAACTGAGCTTGAAGTTGCTTCTGTGAGTTATTAGTATATAATTAATTCTGCCGTTGAAGGAAAGCTACTTATCGCGAATATTCACTTTCCTTCCAGACTTGCAGATTAACGCCTGTAAAGTCTATAGAGGTAAATTTACCTTTTATCGTCATCCTGAACTTAATCAGGGTCTTGTTTTATAAAGTATTGGTTGATCAATTTGCCATCTTGAAATAAAAGAACATGAGAAAAAGATTCCTTCTTAGCAGGAAGAACACCTTCAGGAAGATTTAATGTGATGCCGTCATCATATTTAAATTTCGCCATAATTAGCTATCTAGTTTTAAGATGACTGATTCTAACAATGGTATTATATCTCTCTTGTCAGTACCAACTAATGCAGATTTAATATGTTTTAATTGAGAGCATATTTCCCACATTTCTTTATTATCGAAAGCATGGATAGAACATTCTGCTCTAAATTTTGGAGCATCAAGTAAAATCAAATCATCACCCACAATGGTGGATTCTATATTACGTAATTCTAATTTAGGATAAAATGCTTCAGCTAATTTTCGTGATGCAAATTCTTTTATTTTTTCTTCTCGTGGAATTTCTTCATGAAAATCTATGTTTAATTGAAAATTGTATTTCATAGTTAATTCTTTTGAGTAAAATAATATTGATCACCGCCAATTTTTTCAGAAAATTCCAAAGTGATCCCTTTATACGAAGTCGTTCCCTTCGGGAAATAATACCTGGCGATTTCTGGTAAAATAGCTTTGAATTTTTCTTCTTTGCCGGGGAACTTTTGAAGGCATTCATCTAAAAACTGTGGCGCAGTTAGGGTCTTAGGAAAAACACCTGGGGAGTTTTTTAGAAAACTATCCAGTTCATCCCGAACCTTCATCCAATCACCTGGCGCTTTGCTAGGTTCTATAATTTCAGGCTTTCCCTCTCCAGCTATACAGCCCTTGGTAATCTCATCATGATCAAAAATTACGATATCATTTTTGAATGCTGGATAACTTACAACTTTTCCGGGTTCTGCCACCACTTGCTCTTCATCTAATTTAATGGGTTCCATAGCACCACCAGATAACTGAGAATCTTCAGGACTCAATGCTGTTACCTCAATTTTATCTGAAAGCTTGTAAATTTTTTTACAGTTTCCGCAGGCAATTTCATAGGCAAAATAACCATCATAGTGATTCGCTTCACCACATGAACACGTAAAGTCCAGGCAGATATCGGTATTTTTAAATTGCATGAATGCTTCCATACCCAAATATAAAAAATTAACCTATAAGTTAATTAACTGGGCTTTGCATGAATATCCTGCATCCTTTTACTCCAGTGCTCATTGGTTTTAAACTTTGTATTATGATCATAGAAATAGCCTACACTCTCCCCTTGATCATAAGGTCCGTTGTAGTTCCATTGGATGCTTCTGGTAAGTTTATCCTGGTTTTCCAAAATAACACAATCTTCCAGATCTTCCGGATACTTCAAAAAACGCAGTTCAAAAGCTTTCTTTATTTGATCTTCGGTTCCTTCAGGAATTTCCAGTTTCTTTACAATGCTTCGGTTAAACCGGGTGCCTATATATGATTTCTCCATCCTTCCTAATTTAAATATCTATTGAGTAAACGTCAGAATGATCTGGAGGTAACGCATAACTATATTGCCTGAGGTATTTTTTCACCCCTTCAATAGAACGGTGGCCAGTATGCCCCATTAATTTCGGATAGATTTCATGCTCGGCTAATCCGTCATTTAAATAGCTCTGGTAAAGATCCATGATAGCGGTATGCCTGATGCTGTACAAACCGTACTCCCTCCCGAAACCTAGTTTGTTTTTCACTTCAGAAAACCTACGCCCCATCGTGTCTACTTTGGTCTTCAGCTTTTTCGGTTCCCAGACGCCCGGCTCATTCCAATAAGTGAATACATGGTAATGTCCAGGCTTCCCCTTAATATCCAGAGCCTGTATCGCAGGTTTAATCTTTTCAATAATTCTTCTTCTGGACCTGCTTTCAGTTTTAGTTTTTACTTCCAGCAACCAGTCTTCAGTATTAAGATCTTGGATGCGCAGTCGTAAAACTTCCCTTGGCCGCAGTAATGCATAAAATATGAGCTGTACAATGGGGATCATATAGGGATCGTCGCTGGACAGCGTCTTGATCACTTTCACTAATTCTTCCGGAGTAAACGCTTTATTGTTTTGCGGATCCTCATCTTCCAGCGGAATCCCAATAATGAAGTTATCATTAATGAGCCGCTCATTTTTCATAGTGCTGAAAAGTGCAGAAAGCGAACGTTTATGGTTGTTAATAGAAGTACCGCTTAACGGCTGCTTATCATCTTTGATATACTCAAAACGCAGCCAGTCCCAAAACTCATAAAAATGATCGATCCCAAATTGCTTTACATCCATTCCCGAAATTCCGTTTGTAGAGCTCCACTCATTAAACCGGTCCAGGTGAAACTTATAGCCGTCCACGGTGGGCTGGCTCTTTCCCTTCTTCTTAATGTCGAAGGCATATTGTAGAGCATCTTTTAATGAAACAATTTTCTTTCGCCTACTACTACCTGAAATGCTTTTGGTTTCCGGGTTCCAGCCTTTCTTTAAAGCTTCGTGATATTGTTCTGCCATTAAATTCCCTGCAGCTTTCCGTTCTTTGACGGTTTTGAGGTAGTTCAGATTTCTCTTAAATCTAGGTTGGTAATCGAAAGGACCTTCAGGATTTTTACGCCACCAGAAGTAGACATACCAGTACTGCCCAGGAGCTACAGAAGGTTTTCCATCTACTTTGGGTGTAAACAATTTTGGTTTAGAGTATCGTTTCTTTGCCACGAATATTTCTAAGCTACTGTGATCGTTTCTGTGTACGACTTTTATTGGATCGCTTTTTTTCATAATGAAAATGGCAGCGAAAAAAACTAAAAAACCCCTGTGTTTGCAGGGGTTTTCAAAGTCTAGTACTCGAGGCGGGAATCGAACCCGCACTTCCGAAAAAACTGGATTTTGAATCCAGCGCGTCTACCAATTCCGCCACTCGAGCTTGTGGACGGCAAAAATATAAAAAAAATGTAACCGCAACTTATAAATTGCAGAAAATGTAGAGAAACACATCTATACATTCGTTTTAAAACTCAATCAGTTTTATCAACCTCTTAACTAACTAAATACTAGGGTTTTGTGAAATGTAGAAAATTTTTATCACCGATGTAAAAGCAATTGAATTTTGACATACATTCGCCCGATTTTAAATTATATCACATAAAATGAAAAAACAATTTTTTGGTGCTTTAGCACTTGCTCTTATGGTTGCAACCATCTCTTGTACAGACAAGAAAGAAGATTCTACTGAAACTCCTATCTCTCCGGTAGCAACTCCGGTAGATGCTGAAGCTTCTCTAGATCAGGATTCTGAGACTACATCTGAAATGATGAGCTCTGAAACTGCGATGGATACTACTGTAACGCCTGAAGCAACTTCTGAAGTTCCACAAATCTAAGAATATTACTTCCTAAGATTAGAGCCCTGTTTACAGGGCTTTTTTATTTTTCATCACTTCCTGAATTTCAGATTCAAATCAGAGTTTTCTATTTTCTGAGGTGATGAACAGCTTTCTTCATATTCAAGCCTGAACATTATATTGCAATAGACTCATTCAGAAGTCATCATTAAGAAGCTACCATAAGCCGGCTAAGACCTAAGGATGATATTTCAAGTCCTGGAACCATTCCAGAAAGGCTTAGGTTCATCTTTGCAATTTTATGAATTAGTCGTACTTTCGATGCCCTATAACAGCGTACTATGTCACAATTTTGGGTTTATTTCGAGCTTGGTTTAGATCATGTTTTAGATTGGCAGGCTTATGACCACGTTCTTTTTCTAGTTGTCCTGGTAGCTTCTTATGGTTTCACGACCTGGAAAAGAGTACTTGGCCTGGTAACTTTATTTACTGTTGGACATACTCTCGCATTGTTTCTTTCGGTTTACAAGATCCTCAAAGTAGATCCCAATTATGTAGAGTTTCTAATTCCAGTTACGATACTCGCTACTGCGATTTTCGATATTGCCACTGCCGGTAAAAAAGTTCGGAATACAAATTACAACCTTCTCTATTTTACAACTGCTTTTTTCGGACTCGTTCACGGACTTGGTTTTTCTTCCTATTTTAAAATGATCGCTTCCGGGACCAGCAATAAGTTCTGGCCTCTGGTGGAGTTCGCTCTCGGGATCGAAGCTGCACAGATACTCGTAGTGCTGGCCGTGATGATCATTGGATTTGTTTGTCAGAATCTATTAAAGGTCTCTAAAAGGGACTGGATCATAGTTACTGCTTCTATCGTGATTGGAGTCATTTTACCAATTCTGCAGGAAACCTATCTCGCATTGTAGATTTAAACACTACGAATCATAAAGTTTCGCAATAATCTTTTAATTTGCAGGTAATTAATAATGCATTGCAAAGAGCTAGTGAATACCTATGAATCAGCAAAAACAACTCAAATTTGATCGGGCATATCTTCGTATCGCCCGGGAATGGAGCAAATTATCACATTGTAATAGAAAACAGGTTGGCGCGTTAATAGTTAAAGACAGAATGATCATTTCTGATGGATACAATGGTACCCCAAGTGGATTTGAAAACTTCTGTGAAGATGATGAAGGCTACACAAAATGGTATGTCCTGCACGCTGAAGCAAACGCGATTTTAAAGGTAGCTGGTTCCACGCAGAGTTGTAAAGATGCCACTTTATACATTACGATGTCACCTTGCAAGGATTGTAGTAAGCTTATTCATCAATCCGGGATTAAACGCCTGGTTTATCAAATTGATTATAAAGATAATGCCGGGCTGGACTTTCTTCGGAAAGCTGGCGTGGAGCTGGAGCAGATCACTGAACTGGAAGAAAATTGAAGAGAAGAAATAAAATATATACCCCTTTACTTTTAAGTATCGCCTGTGCCGCGGGATTGATCCTGGGCGCAAGACTTAACTTCGATACCGGCGATGAATTATTCTCTGCCAACCCAAAAAAGCAGAAGTTAAATCGGCTTATCGATTATATAGATTATGAGTATGTTGATGATGTAAACACAGATAGCATCGTAGATATTACTGTCAACAAAATTCTTGAAAACCTAGATCCACATTCGGTATATATTCCGAAGGATGAGTATGCGAAAGTCAGCGAGAACATGAAAGGTGATTTCGTTGGAATTGGCGTAAGCTTTTACCAGGTGAATGATACAATCGTTGTCATACAGGCTCTCGAAGGGGGACCCAGTGCAAAGA contains:
- a CDS encoding phage tail tape measure protein; the protein is MDKIEAGLIKGGAANDEYFDSIREYSTFFAQAGYSAEEFINIVNTGFDLGIYQDKLPDALKEADLSLKEQTKSTRDSLVKCLWSSVYR
- a CDS encoding site-specific integrase — its product is MKKSDPIKVVHRNDHSSLEIFVAKKRYSKPKLFTPKVDGKPSVAPGQYWYVYFWWRKNPEGPFDYQPRFKRNLNYLKTVKERKAAGNLMAEQYHEALKKGWNPETKSISGSSRRKKIVSLKDALQYAFDIKKKGKSQPTVDGYKFHLDRFNEWSSTNGISGMDVKQFGIDHFYEFWDWLRFEYIKDDKQPLSGTSINNHKRSLSALFSTMKNERLINDNFIIGIPLEDEDPQNNKAFTPEELVKVIKTLSSDDPYMIPIVQLIFYALLRPREVLRLRIQDLNTEDWLLEVKTKTESRSRRRIIEKIKPAIQALDIKGKPGHYHVFTYWNEPGVWEPKKLKTKVDTMGRRFSEVKNKLGFGREYGLYSIRHTAIMDLYQSYLNDGLAEHEIYPKLMGHTGHRSIEGVKKYLRQYSYALPPDHSDVYSIDI
- a CDS encoding HupE/UreJ family protein, which codes for MSQFWVYFELGLDHVLDWQAYDHVLFLVVLVASYGFTTWKRVLGLVTLFTVGHTLALFLSVYKILKVDPNYVEFLIPVTILATAIFDIATAGKKVRNTNYNLLYFTTAFFGLVHGLGFSSYFKMIASGTSNKFWPLVEFALGIEAAQILVVLAVMIIGFVCQNLLKVSKRDWIIVTASIVIGVILPILQETYLAL
- a CDS encoding dCMP deaminase family protein; its protein translation is MNQQKQLKFDRAYLRIAREWSKLSHCNRKQVGALIVKDRMIISDGYNGTPSGFENFCEDDEGYTKWYVLHAEANAILKVAGSTQSCKDATLYITMSPCKDCSKLIHQSGIKRLVYQIDYKDNAGLDFLRKAGVELEQITELEEN